A window of the Dunckerocampus dactyliophorus isolate RoL2022-P2 chromosome 19, RoL_Ddac_1.1, whole genome shotgun sequence genome harbors these coding sequences:
- the LOC129172392 gene encoding mitogen-activated protein kinase-binding protein 1-like isoform X8, with protein MPVDGFTFKSRIRNLLRSPSARKARRDNIIDKVTLEKVLGITTLGNSGLTCDPKTGLVAYPAGCVLVLLNPRKNRQQHLINTSGKTITALSFSPDGKHLVTGESGHLPAVRLWDVAERRQVAELQKHKYGVSCVTFSPDCKYIISVGNQHDMMVNVWAWKKDVVVAANKVSSKVTGVSFSEDSSYFVTVGNRHVKFWYLDHCKATKASAPVPLLGRSGLLGELRNNNFCHVACGRGQKWDSTFCITSSGLLCEFNGKRMLDKWVDLRTSMAQSLSLSEDRIFCACADGTVRAFSLFDLRFVCTLPRPHPLGTDIASITKASQLLCTKTDARYPDAIAVTYDSVNFWLSCVYDDHSLYVWDVRDFNSVGKVHSALFHAACVWDLEMFPDVPGETAAGLSPAAFLSCSSDNTIRLWNVEDRAQVHSSNILSKVSFTSLQKIAHANEEVLTCLCMQDLLKIIYTGGSTVALHDPEITTNVSLGKAAESRTGIRTICVSPDGKHLASGDRNGMLRVHTLSSMEEILQVQAHDAEILCLEYSKPETGLQLLATASRDRLIHVLDAAADYSLVQTLDEHSSSITAVRFAANDSKVRLISCGADKSIYFRTAHMSDKGAAFRPSHHTVRKSTLYDLGVDPTCKYAAVGCQDRCIRIFNISSGKQRKLYKGSLSEDGSLLRVQIDPSGQYVAASCSNKNISIFDFYSGECVATMFGHSEIVTGMRFTNDCKHLISVSGDSCILVWRLASEMTISMRERLFQLRQGANTHKSATLRREAYSAPALVGLSSDEDGGHNEDSNRQEENSAMNTSSDSSHGEEDTGGSDEGPDWGLTKPVVTTPSTSRRPRRRWSRRMGSLELMVKSMLDLRQLETFAPSKPADSHARNGDRHSTSSLREPTQHLEERAKRRPGRCRDWTKMDGTDENRDEGETGPQDIMVRDPPCKKVLSKSQDSYSPDSACSLGYDSRGTSPDGVLDDSADAASLSLDSSDDDEEMEDGTDEDEEAEKAETTGVDEALKTVTSELDSREDFLKQNFETLADGCSIAEPIRVPRLSMSSRFLARGHHSSGDPLLAKVQGKAPSSPSSKPPVSKVRPLMEEGVSRNLEDKTPVSPSTTHGPNLSRGATAVSAPIPRPQKKTTSASHLWRLSTPPSTPPLLLDGAMSLQKSQSVQNLTLTSPRSPLPSSDRIEVCKRPQHLLLDRDAPKPSYLSSPSPGSPQSPRSPHSYMNPTASSLAKSSRSSSLGEGLHAALPLSFSLSSRRSLSGDLEAESPALACLQPTATVLPTRIPQPKQPLGPRRSLCSDLKAGTKTSCLAVEPACDVTSSPGRTKAAPDDKKTVFVSRSNQDAGFGPEELPLAVEHLCAPPPDSQPGESITLETCKQAVGDLHSSLRRTITLYTAVLQRHPQAAGEGLQEMEKILSEALASVKAELDPLSRSTTGSEVKGEALALLEQYAELLLKSVERKLDGKM; from the exons ATGCCTGTCGATGGATTTACATTCAAGAGTCGCATTAGGAACCTGCTGAGGTCTCCTTCAGCCAGGAAGGCCAGGAGGGACAACATCATCGACAAG GTAACATTGGAGAAGGTTCTGGGCATCACCACTTTGGGCAACAGCGGCCTGACCTGCGACCCCAAAACTGGACTAGTGGCTTATCCTGCAGG GTGTGTGCTTGTTTTGCTGAACCCCAGAAAGAACAGACAGCAGCACCTTATCAACACGTCAGG AAAGACCATCACAGCTCTGTCCTTCTCCCCGGATGGAAAACACCTGGTCACGGGAGAG AGCGGCCACCTTCCCGCTGTCAGACTATGGGACGTGGCTGAGCGACGGCAGGTGGCCGAGCTCCAGAAGCACAAATACGGCGTCTCCTGCGTGACCTTCTCACCTGACTGCAAGTACATCATCAGCGTGGGCAACCAGCACGACATGATGGTCAACGTGTGGGCGTGGAAA AAGGACGTGGTGGTCGCCGCCAACAAGGTGTCCAGCAAGGTGACGGGGGTGTCCTTCTCCGAGGACAGCTCCTACTTTGTCACGGTGGGCAACAGGCATGTCAAGTTCTGGTATCTGGACCACTGCAAGGCCACCAAG GCCAGCGCCCCCGTCCCCCTGCTGGGCCGCTCGGGGCTGCTGGGCGAGCTGAGGAACAACAACTTCTGCCATGTGGCGTGCGGGCGGGGCCAGAAATGGGACTCCACCTTCTGCATCACTTCCTCCGGCCTGCTGTGCGAGTTCAACGGCAAGAGGATGCTGGACAAGTGGGTGGACCTGCGG ACAAGCATGGCCCAGTCGCTGTCTTTGTCCGAGGACAGGATCTTCTGCGCCTGCGCCGATGGAACGGTTCGAGCCTTCAGCCTGTTTGACCTGCGCTTTGTCTGCACGCTGCCCCGGCCACACCCCCTGGGCACGGACATTGCGTCTATTACCAAGGCTAG TCAATTACTTTGCACAAAGACCGACGCACGCTACCCGGACGCCATCGCAGTAACCTACGACTCCGTCAACTTCTGGCTCAGCTGCGTGTACGACGACCACAGCTTGTACGTGTGGGATGTGAGAGACTTCAACAGCGTAGGAAAGGTCCACTCTGCCCTCTTCCATGCTGCGTGCGTCTGGGACCTGGAG ATGTTTCCAGATGTTCCTGGAGAAACAGCAGCTGGGCTGTCTCCTGCTGCGTTCCTCAGCTGTTCGTCAGATAACACCATCAGACTTTGGAACGTAGAGGACCGTGCGCAAGTTCATTCTAGCAACATCCTTAGCAAGGTGAGTTTCACTTCCCTCCAAAAAATTGCACATGCCAACGAGGAAGTGCTGACTTGTCTTTGTATGCAGGATCTCCTTAAGATCATCTACACCGGCGGCAGCACCGTCGCCTTGCATGACCCTGAAATTACGACCAACGTGAGTCTGGGTAAAGCGGCAGAAAGCCGAACAGGCATCAGGACCATCTGTGTCAGCCCCGACGGCAAACACCTGGCGTCTGGAGACAGAAACGGGATGCTGAG AGTTCACACCCTCAgcagcatggaggagattcTTCAAGTCCAAGCCCATGATGCTGAAATCCTGTGCCTGGAGTACAGCAAACCAGAAACTG GTCTGCAGCTGCTGGCCACAGCGAGCAGGGACCGCTTGATCCACGTCCTGGATGCCGCCGCCGACTACAGTCTGGTGCAAACGCTGGATGAGCACTCCTCGTCCATAACCGCCGTTCGCTTTGCCG CCAATGACAGCAAGGTGAGGCTGATCAGCTGTGGGGCGGATAAAAGCATCTATTTTCGCACTGCCCATATG AGTGACAAAGGAGCAGCGTTTCGACCTTCCCACCACACGGTGAGGAAGAGCACGCTGTACGACTTGGGTGTCGACCCCACCTGCAAGTACGCCGCTGTGGGCTGCCAGGACCGCTGCATCAG GATTTTCAACATCAGTAGTGGCAAACAGAGGAAGCTTTACAAAGGATCCCTCAGTGAGGACGGCAGCCTGCTCAGG GTTCAGATCGATCCATCGGGTCAGTATGTGGCTGCGAGCTGCTCCAATAAGAACATCAGCATCTTTGACTTCTACAGCGGCGAGTGTGTGGCCACCATGTTTGGACATTCCG AGATCGTCACTGGGATGAGGTTCACCAACGACTGCAAGCATTTGATCAGCGTGTCGGGGGACAG CTGCATCCTGGTGTGGCGTCTGGCCTCAGAGATGACCATCAGCATGAGAGAGAGGCTCTTTCAGCTCCGGCAGGGCGCAAACACCCACAAGAGCGCCACCCTCAG GCGAGAGGCGTACAGCGCTCCCGCTCTGGTCGGCCTCTCCTCGGACGAAGACGGCGGTCACAACGAAGACTCCAACCGCCAGGAAGAGAACTCAGCCATGAACACGTCCTCTGACAGCAGCCATGGCGAAGAGGACACAG GGGGCTCCGATGAAGGACCTGACTGGGGGTTGACAAAA CCCGTGGTGACCACACCCAGCACCAGTCGTCGTCCTCGCAGGCGCTGGTCCCGTCGTATGGGCTCCCTGGAATTGATGGTGAAGTCCATGCTGGACCTGAGGCAGCTGGAAACCTTTGCCCCCAGTAAACCCGCGGACTCCCACGCTCGCAATGGAGACCGACACAGCACGTCCAGCCTCCGGGAGCCCACG CAGCACCTTGAGGAGCGGGCCAAGCGTCGGCCCGGGCGATGCCGCGATTGGACGAAAATGGACGGCACAGACGAGAACAGAGACGAGGGGGAGACGGGTCCACAAGACAT CATGGTGAGGGATCCACCGTGCAAGAAAGTCCTCAGCAAGAGCCAGGACAGCTACAGCCCGGACAGCGCCTGCTCGCTGGGCTACGACAGCAGAGGGACCAGTCCTGATGGAGTCCTGGATG ACTCTGCCGATGCAGCGTCCCTCAGCCTGGACAGCTCGGATGACGACGAGGAGATGGAGGACGGCACGGATGAAGACGAGGAGGCAGAGAAGGCTGAGACCACCGGCGTGGATGAAGCTCTTAAGACGGTGACCTCCGAGCTCGACAGCCGAGAAGATTTCCTCAAGCAGAACTTTGAGACGCTGGCAGATGGCTGCAGCATAG CTGAGCCCATCAGAGTCCCGAGGCTCAGCATGTCTTCACGCTTCCTGGCCAGAGGACACCATAGCAG CGGAGACCCCCTGTTGGCTAAAGTGCAGGGAAAGGCACCCAGCAGCCCCTCCTCCAAGCCCCCTGTGTCAAAAGTAAGACCCTTGATGGAAGAAGGGGTGAGCAGAAACCTGGAGGACAAGACCCCCGTGTCCCCCAGCACCACCCACGGTCCAAA TCTCAGCAGGGGGGCTACCGCCGTCTCTGCTCCCATCCCGAGACCGCAGAAGAAGACCACATCTGCGTCCCACCTTTGGAGGCTCTCCACACCACCGTCCACACCTCCACTGCTGCTGGACGGAGCCATGAGTCTGCAGAAGTCTCAGTCCGTCCAGAACCTGACCTTAACCT CTCCACGCTCTCCACTGCCCTCCAGCGACCGGATAGAGGTGTGCAAGAGGCCCCAGCATCTTCTTCTGGACCGTGACGCTCCCAAGCCCTCCTACTTGTCCTCGCCCTCCCCGGGGTCGCCGCAGTCTCCCCGCTCCCCCCACTCCTACATGAATCCCACAGCCAGCTCCCTGGCCAAGAGCAGCCGCTCCTCCTCACTGGGCGAAGGCCTCCACGCCGCCCTCCCCCTCAGCTTCTCCCTTTCCTCCAGAAGGTCATTGTCGGGGGATCTGGAGGCGGAGTCGCCCGCGCTGGCCTGTCTTCAGCCCACCGCCACAGTTCTGCCAACTCGTATCCCTCAGCCCAAGCAGCCGCTCGGCCCGCGACGCAGCCTCTGCTCGGACTTGAAGGCCGGCACAAAGACTTCCTGTCTGGCCGTGGAACCAGCgtgtgatgtcacttcctctcCAGGACGCACAAAGG CGGCTCCAGATGACAAGAAGACCGTGTTTGTGTCACGGAG TAACCAGGATGCAGGGTTTGGACCTGAAGAGCTCCCTCTGGCGGTGGAACATCTCTGTGCACCCCCTCCTGACTCCCAGCCAG ggGAGTCCATCACCTTGGAAACGTGCAAGCAGGCTGTCGGTGATCTTCACAGCAGTCTGAGGAGAACCATCACGCTGTACACGGCG gtgctccagcgccatccacaGGCCGCAGGTGAAGGTCTCCAGGAGATGGAGAAGATTTTGTCTGAAGCCCTGGCGTCCGTCAAGGCTGAGCTGGACCCGCTGTCTCGTTCCACGACGGGTTCAGAGGTGAAAGGCGAAGCCCTGGCCCTGCTGGAGCAGTATGCCGAGCTGCTGCTGAAGTCCGTGGAGAGGAAGCTGGATGGAAAGATGTGA
- the LOC129172392 gene encoding mitogen-activated protein kinase-binding protein 1-like isoform X2 has translation MPVDGFTFKSRIRNLLRSPSARKARRDNIIDKVTLEKVLGITTLGNSGLTCDPKTGLVAYPAGCVLVLLNPRKNRQQHLINTSGKTITALSFSPDGKHLVTGESGHLPAVRLWDVAERRQVAELQKHKYGVSCVTFSPDCKYIISVGNQHDMMVNVWAWKKDVVVAANKVSSKVTGVSFSEDSSYFVTVGNRHVKFWYLDHCKATKASAPVPLLGRSGLLGELRNNNFCHVACGRGQKWDSTFCITSSGLLCEFNGKRMLDKWVDLRTSMAQSLSLSEDRIFCACADGTVRAFSLFDLRFVCTLPRPHPLGTDIASITKASQLLCTKTDARYPDAIAVTYDSVNFWLSCVYDDHSLYVWDVRDFNSVGKVHSALFHAACVWDLEMFPDVPGETAAGLSPAAFLSCSSDNTIRLWNVEDRAQVHSSNILSKVSFTSLQKIAHANEEVLTCLCMQDLLKIIYTGGSTVALHDPEITTNVSLGKAAESRTGIRTICVSPDGKHLASGDRNGMLRVHTLSSMEEILQVQAHDAEILCLEYSKPETGLQLLATASRDRLIHVLDAAADYSLVQTLDEHSSSITAVRFAANDSKVRLISCGADKSIYFRTAHMSDKGAAFRPSHHTVRKSTLYDLGVDPTCKYAAVGCQDRCIRIFNISSGKQRKLYKGSLSEDGSLLRVQIDPSGQYVAASCSNKNISIFDFYSGECVATMFGHSEIVTGMRFTNDCKHLISVSGDSCILVWRLASEMTISMRERLFQLRQGANTHKSATLRREAYSAPALVGLSSDEDGGHNEDSNRQEENSAMNTSSDSSHGEEDTGGSDEGPDWGLTKPVVTTPSTSRRPRRRWSRRMGSLELMVKSMLDLRQLETFAPSKPADSHARNGDRHSTSSLREPTQHLEERAKRRPGRCRDWTKMDGTDENRDEGETGPQDIMVRDPPCKKVLSKSQDSYSPDSACSLGYDSRGTSPDGVLDDSADAASLSLDSSDDDEEMEDGTDEDEEAEKAETTGVDEALKTVTSELDSREDFLKQNFETLADGCSIAEPIRVPRLSMSSRFLARGHHSSGDPLLAKVQGKAPSSPSSKPPVSKVRPLMEEGVSRNLEDKTPVSPSTTHGPNLSRGATAVSAPIPRPQKKTTSASHLWRLSTPPSTPPLLLDGAMSLQKSQSVQNLTLTSPRSPLPSSDRIEVCKRPQHLLLDRDAPKPSYLSSPSPGSPQSPRSPHSYMNPTASSLAKSSRSSSLGEGLHAALPLSFSLSSRRSLSGDLEAESPALACLQPTATVLPTRIPQPKQPLGPRRSLCSDLKAGTKTSCLAVEPACDVTSSPGRTKAAPDDKKTVFVSRSNQDAGFGPEELPLAVEHLCAPPPDSQPGVPFVPNLSLPSPPLCLHRHSLAPRRPPLAARPVCQSACVSPVSPPCVAPPPCWQCHGGESITLETCKQAVGDLHSSLRRTITLYTAVLQRHPQAAGEGLQEMEKILSEALASVKAELDPLSRSTTGSEVKGEALALLEQYAELLLKSVERKLDGKM, from the exons ATGCCTGTCGATGGATTTACATTCAAGAGTCGCATTAGGAACCTGCTGAGGTCTCCTTCAGCCAGGAAGGCCAGGAGGGACAACATCATCGACAAG GTAACATTGGAGAAGGTTCTGGGCATCACCACTTTGGGCAACAGCGGCCTGACCTGCGACCCCAAAACTGGACTAGTGGCTTATCCTGCAGG GTGTGTGCTTGTTTTGCTGAACCCCAGAAAGAACAGACAGCAGCACCTTATCAACACGTCAGG AAAGACCATCACAGCTCTGTCCTTCTCCCCGGATGGAAAACACCTGGTCACGGGAGAG AGCGGCCACCTTCCCGCTGTCAGACTATGGGACGTGGCTGAGCGACGGCAGGTGGCCGAGCTCCAGAAGCACAAATACGGCGTCTCCTGCGTGACCTTCTCACCTGACTGCAAGTACATCATCAGCGTGGGCAACCAGCACGACATGATGGTCAACGTGTGGGCGTGGAAA AAGGACGTGGTGGTCGCCGCCAACAAGGTGTCCAGCAAGGTGACGGGGGTGTCCTTCTCCGAGGACAGCTCCTACTTTGTCACGGTGGGCAACAGGCATGTCAAGTTCTGGTATCTGGACCACTGCAAGGCCACCAAG GCCAGCGCCCCCGTCCCCCTGCTGGGCCGCTCGGGGCTGCTGGGCGAGCTGAGGAACAACAACTTCTGCCATGTGGCGTGCGGGCGGGGCCAGAAATGGGACTCCACCTTCTGCATCACTTCCTCCGGCCTGCTGTGCGAGTTCAACGGCAAGAGGATGCTGGACAAGTGGGTGGACCTGCGG ACAAGCATGGCCCAGTCGCTGTCTTTGTCCGAGGACAGGATCTTCTGCGCCTGCGCCGATGGAACGGTTCGAGCCTTCAGCCTGTTTGACCTGCGCTTTGTCTGCACGCTGCCCCGGCCACACCCCCTGGGCACGGACATTGCGTCTATTACCAAGGCTAG TCAATTACTTTGCACAAAGACCGACGCACGCTACCCGGACGCCATCGCAGTAACCTACGACTCCGTCAACTTCTGGCTCAGCTGCGTGTACGACGACCACAGCTTGTACGTGTGGGATGTGAGAGACTTCAACAGCGTAGGAAAGGTCCACTCTGCCCTCTTCCATGCTGCGTGCGTCTGGGACCTGGAG ATGTTTCCAGATGTTCCTGGAGAAACAGCAGCTGGGCTGTCTCCTGCTGCGTTCCTCAGCTGTTCGTCAGATAACACCATCAGACTTTGGAACGTAGAGGACCGTGCGCAAGTTCATTCTAGCAACATCCTTAGCAAGGTGAGTTTCACTTCCCTCCAAAAAATTGCACATGCCAACGAGGAAGTGCTGACTTGTCTTTGTATGCAGGATCTCCTTAAGATCATCTACACCGGCGGCAGCACCGTCGCCTTGCATGACCCTGAAATTACGACCAACGTGAGTCTGGGTAAAGCGGCAGAAAGCCGAACAGGCATCAGGACCATCTGTGTCAGCCCCGACGGCAAACACCTGGCGTCTGGAGACAGAAACGGGATGCTGAG AGTTCACACCCTCAgcagcatggaggagattcTTCAAGTCCAAGCCCATGATGCTGAAATCCTGTGCCTGGAGTACAGCAAACCAGAAACTG GTCTGCAGCTGCTGGCCACAGCGAGCAGGGACCGCTTGATCCACGTCCTGGATGCCGCCGCCGACTACAGTCTGGTGCAAACGCTGGATGAGCACTCCTCGTCCATAACCGCCGTTCGCTTTGCCG CCAATGACAGCAAGGTGAGGCTGATCAGCTGTGGGGCGGATAAAAGCATCTATTTTCGCACTGCCCATATG AGTGACAAAGGAGCAGCGTTTCGACCTTCCCACCACACGGTGAGGAAGAGCACGCTGTACGACTTGGGTGTCGACCCCACCTGCAAGTACGCCGCTGTGGGCTGCCAGGACCGCTGCATCAG GATTTTCAACATCAGTAGTGGCAAACAGAGGAAGCTTTACAAAGGATCCCTCAGTGAGGACGGCAGCCTGCTCAGG GTTCAGATCGATCCATCGGGTCAGTATGTGGCTGCGAGCTGCTCCAATAAGAACATCAGCATCTTTGACTTCTACAGCGGCGAGTGTGTGGCCACCATGTTTGGACATTCCG AGATCGTCACTGGGATGAGGTTCACCAACGACTGCAAGCATTTGATCAGCGTGTCGGGGGACAG CTGCATCCTGGTGTGGCGTCTGGCCTCAGAGATGACCATCAGCATGAGAGAGAGGCTCTTTCAGCTCCGGCAGGGCGCAAACACCCACAAGAGCGCCACCCTCAG GCGAGAGGCGTACAGCGCTCCCGCTCTGGTCGGCCTCTCCTCGGACGAAGACGGCGGTCACAACGAAGACTCCAACCGCCAGGAAGAGAACTCAGCCATGAACACGTCCTCTGACAGCAGCCATGGCGAAGAGGACACAG GGGGCTCCGATGAAGGACCTGACTGGGGGTTGACAAAA CCCGTGGTGACCACACCCAGCACCAGTCGTCGTCCTCGCAGGCGCTGGTCCCGTCGTATGGGCTCCCTGGAATTGATGGTGAAGTCCATGCTGGACCTGAGGCAGCTGGAAACCTTTGCCCCCAGTAAACCCGCGGACTCCCACGCTCGCAATGGAGACCGACACAGCACGTCCAGCCTCCGGGAGCCCACG CAGCACCTTGAGGAGCGGGCCAAGCGTCGGCCCGGGCGATGCCGCGATTGGACGAAAATGGACGGCACAGACGAGAACAGAGACGAGGGGGAGACGGGTCCACAAGACAT CATGGTGAGGGATCCACCGTGCAAGAAAGTCCTCAGCAAGAGCCAGGACAGCTACAGCCCGGACAGCGCCTGCTCGCTGGGCTACGACAGCAGAGGGACCAGTCCTGATGGAGTCCTGGATG ACTCTGCCGATGCAGCGTCCCTCAGCCTGGACAGCTCGGATGACGACGAGGAGATGGAGGACGGCACGGATGAAGACGAGGAGGCAGAGAAGGCTGAGACCACCGGCGTGGATGAAGCTCTTAAGACGGTGACCTCCGAGCTCGACAGCCGAGAAGATTTCCTCAAGCAGAACTTTGAGACGCTGGCAGATGGCTGCAGCATAG CTGAGCCCATCAGAGTCCCGAGGCTCAGCATGTCTTCACGCTTCCTGGCCAGAGGACACCATAGCAG CGGAGACCCCCTGTTGGCTAAAGTGCAGGGAAAGGCACCCAGCAGCCCCTCCTCCAAGCCCCCTGTGTCAAAAGTAAGACCCTTGATGGAAGAAGGGGTGAGCAGAAACCTGGAGGACAAGACCCCCGTGTCCCCCAGCACCACCCACGGTCCAAA TCTCAGCAGGGGGGCTACCGCCGTCTCTGCTCCCATCCCGAGACCGCAGAAGAAGACCACATCTGCGTCCCACCTTTGGAGGCTCTCCACACCACCGTCCACACCTCCACTGCTGCTGGACGGAGCCATGAGTCTGCAGAAGTCTCAGTCCGTCCAGAACCTGACCTTAACCT CTCCACGCTCTCCACTGCCCTCCAGCGACCGGATAGAGGTGTGCAAGAGGCCCCAGCATCTTCTTCTGGACCGTGACGCTCCCAAGCCCTCCTACTTGTCCTCGCCCTCCCCGGGGTCGCCGCAGTCTCCCCGCTCCCCCCACTCCTACATGAATCCCACAGCCAGCTCCCTGGCCAAGAGCAGCCGCTCCTCCTCACTGGGCGAAGGCCTCCACGCCGCCCTCCCCCTCAGCTTCTCCCTTTCCTCCAGAAGGTCATTGTCGGGGGATCTGGAGGCGGAGTCGCCCGCGCTGGCCTGTCTTCAGCCCACCGCCACAGTTCTGCCAACTCGTATCCCTCAGCCCAAGCAGCCGCTCGGCCCGCGACGCAGCCTCTGCTCGGACTTGAAGGCCGGCACAAAGACTTCCTGTCTGGCCGTGGAACCAGCgtgtgatgtcacttcctctcCAGGACGCACAAAGG CGGCTCCAGATGACAAGAAGACCGTGTTTGTGTCACGGAG TAACCAGGATGCAGGGTTTGGACCTGAAGAGCTCCCTCTGGCGGTGGAACATCTCTGTGCACCCCCTCCTGACTCCCAGCCAGGTGTCCCATTTGTTCCTAACCTGTCGCTCCCTAGCCCTCCTCTTTGTCTTCATCGTCATTCTCTTGCTCCGCGCCGGCCACCACTCGCCGCCCGGCCCGTGTGTCAGTCTGCGTGCGTGTCGCCCGTGTCTCCTCCGTGTGTGGCGCCGCCCCCCTGCTGGCAGTGCCACGGCG ggGAGTCCATCACCTTGGAAACGTGCAAGCAGGCTGTCGGTGATCTTCACAGCAGTCTGAGGAGAACCATCACGCTGTACACGGCG gtgctccagcgccatccacaGGCCGCAGGTGAAGGTCTCCAGGAGATGGAGAAGATTTTGTCTGAAGCCCTGGCGTCCGTCAAGGCTGAGCTGGACCCGCTGTCTCGTTCCACGACGGGTTCAGAGGTGAAAGGCGAAGCCCTGGCCCTGCTGGAGCAGTATGCCGAGCTGCTGCTGAAGTCCGTGGAGAGGAAGCTGGATGGAAAGATGTGA